A DNA window from Octopus sinensis linkage group LG25, ASM634580v1, whole genome shotgun sequence contains the following coding sequences:
- the LOC115224569 gene encoding peroxisomal sarcosine oxidase-like — protein sequence MSAMYDAIVVGAGINGSSTAHYLQKNGYRTLLLEQFPLPHTRGSSHGQSRITRKAYFQEIFAEMMKEAYPMWAQLERDSDTQLYKKSQLLVISTPQSSYMDEVKRVLIKMKMTFKDVPADRLLKEFCIKVPAGSKALIEPEGGILLADRALMTFQDQFKKLGGKIIDGTPVLSVEPGEIVKLHTTKGIFQSRNVVLCQGSWAKMFFNQLGITFPLKPMKISVAYFKSKVPGKYELKNNFPAFYYGNGVDEFYGLPAEEYPGMLKLFLHHGPEIHPDQRDQVDSRYTIEKSKQLVKDIFPGLEPLPSIIETCIYTMTPDEQFVLDRHPKFPNLILGAGFSGHGFKLAPVTGKILGDMVMNKRPSYDMSHFRLDRFSRKSLL from the exons ATGTCAGCCATGTACGATGCTATAGTTGTTGGAGCTGGTATAAATGGCTCCTCTACAGCCCACTACCTACAGAAAAATGGTTACAGAACTTTATTATTGGAACAG TTCCCACTGCCACACACCAGAGGAAGTTCTCATGGTCAAAGTCGAATCACCAGGAAGGCCTACTTTCAGGAAATCTTTGCTGAGATGATGAAGGAAGCTTATCCCATGTGGGCACAACTGGAACGAGATTCTGACACTCAACTCTACAA GAAGAGCCAACTACTTGTCATATCCACCCCACAGAGCAGTTACATGGATGAAGTGAAAAGGGTcctaattaaaatgaaaatgaccTTTAAAGATGTGCCAGCTGACCGTCTGCTCAAGGAATTTTGCATAAAAGTTCCAGCAGGTTCCAAAGCACTCATTGAACCTGAAGGAGGAATTCTGTTAGCAGACCGAGCACTAATGACATTCCAG GATCAGTTCAAGAAACTCGGTGGCAAAATCATTGATGGAACCCCCGTATTATCTGTGGAACCAGGAGAGATTGTTAAGCTGCATACAACCAAAGGAATATTCCAGTCTCGAAATGTTGTCTTGTGCCAAGGATCGTGGGCCAAAATGTTTTTCAACCAATTAGGAATTACTTTTCCTCTGAAG CCTATGAAGATCAGTGTTGCATATTTTAAATCCAAGGTACCAGGAAAATATGAACTTAAGAACAATTTCCCAGCATTTTATTATGGGAATGGTGTTGATGAGTTCTATGGACTTCCAGCAGAAGAATATCCTGGAATGCTAAAG TTGTTTTTGCACCATGGTCCTGAAATCCACCCAGACCAACGAGATCAGGTTGACTCCAGGTATACAATTGAAAAATCTAAGCAGCTTGTCAAAGACATATTTCCGGGATTGGAACCACTTCCAAGTATTATAGAAACATGTATTTACACG aTGACCCCAGATGAACAATTTGTTTTGGACAGGCATCCAAAGTTCCCTAACCTTATTTTGGGTGCTGGATTTTCAG GACATGGTTTCAAGCTGGCACCAGTGACAGGGAAAATTCTTGGAGATATGGTCATGAACAAAAGACCTTCATATGACATGAGCCATTTCCGATTGGATCGGTTTTCTAGAAAATCCTTATTATAA